From Verrucomicrobia bacterium S94, the proteins below share one genomic window:
- a CDS encoding 50S ribosomal protein L19 produces the protein MNTVEKISREQAKQDRFPNFQIGDTIKVHYKIKEGDKERIQVYAGTVIARKGSGVMESITVRRVSYGEGVERIFPLNSPNIDKIEIDRHGKVRRAKLYYLRDLAGKKARIKERRV, from the coding sequence ATGAACACTGTAGAAAAAATTAGCCGGGAACAGGCTAAACAGGATCGTTTTCCGAATTTCCAGATCGGTGACACCATTAAGGTTCACTATAAGATTAAAGAAGGCGATAAAGAGCGTATTCAGGTATATGCCGGCACCGTTATTGCCCGTAAAGGCAGTGGCGTTATGGAATCGATCACCGTTCGTCGTGTTTCCTACGGAGAAGGTGTTGAACGTATTTTCCCGCTGAACAGCCCGAATATCGATAAAATTGAAATCGATCGTCACGGTAAAGTGCGTCGTGCAAAGCTGTACTACCTGCGGGATCTCGCCGGTAAGAAAGCCCGCATTAAAGAACGCCGTGTCTAA
- a CDS encoding 30S ribosomal protein S16, with protein MAVKIRLRRMGNRNAAFYRVIVQDGRYAPTGRFIETLGWYDPKQEGNNFSLNIDRVNYWLENGAQPSDTAASLIKKAEALPVEKAVSGEVTEEEVPAAAVEAEETSEEAPVAEEAEKTE; from the coding sequence ATGGCAGTGAAAATTCGACTTCGCAGAATGGGCAACCGTAATGCTGCATTCTATCGTGTAATTGTTCAGGATGGTCGCTATGCACCGACCGGTCGTTTCATTGAAACGCTGGGATGGTACGATCCGAAGCAGGAAGGTAACAACTTCTCGCTGAACATCGATCGTGTAAATTACTGGCTTGAAAACGGTGCGCAACCTTCTGATACCGCCGCGAGTCTGATCAAAAAAGCGGAAGCGCTTCCGGTTGAAAAAGCAGTCTCCGGTGAAGTGACCGAAGAGGAAGTTCCGGCAGCAGCCGTTGAAGCGGAAGAAACTTCAGAAGAAGCGCCTGTCGCTGAAGAAGCAGAAAAAACTGAGTAA
- a CDS encoding KH domain-containing protein, with protein sequence MKQILETIAKSLVDAPNEVQITEIDGEKTLIFELRCNAKDVGKIIGKSGKTVGAMRTILNSMAAKQGRKAMLEVVD encoded by the coding sequence ATGAAGCAGATTCTTGAAACCATCGCCAAATCGCTGGTCGATGCGCCGAATGAGGTGCAGATCACGGAAATTGACGGCGAAAAGACCCTGATCTTCGAGCTGCGTTGCAACGCGAAGGACGTGGGTAAGATTATCGGAAAAAGCGGCAAGACGGTAGGTGCTATGCGCACGATACTCAATTCCATGGCTGCCAAGCAGGGGCGGAAAGCCATGCTCGAAGTGGTTGATTAG
- a CDS encoding signal recognition particle protein — protein MFENLSSALQKTFKDLRGYGKLTEKNVRDSMREVRMALLEADVNFKVARDFVKKVQEECMGEEVMGSITPGQLVVKRVQDHLEELLGGAHKEFDLTGNPASVMMMGLHGSGKTTSSGKLALRWKKSGRRVLLVACDIRRPAAVEQLMILAGQVGCDVIGPEPGETVPVLGKRAAQYAKDHKYDVVIYDTGGRFQVDDELVQELKEFSENTQPKNRVLVLDAAIGQESVNVAETFRDAVGLTGLILTKLDGDARGGAALSVHAVTGCPILMTGSGEKMEDLEPFYPDRMASRILGMGDVVSFVEKAQGVIDEKEALKMQEKLAKNQMDLEDFLSQIQQMKKLGSMSSIFDMMPGDALKMDQKKKEAIAAASEQEMKKFESIIQSMTPWERRNPKKIDRSRRMRIAAGCGRKFQDVNQLLKRFEQMGKMGKQFKKMEKRLRHLKKFTTK, from the coding sequence ATGTTTGAAAATTTAAGCTCTGCATTGCAGAAGACATTCAAGGATTTACGCGGCTACGGCAAACTGACGGAGAAAAATGTCAGGGACTCGATGCGCGAGGTGCGTATGGCTCTGCTTGAAGCGGACGTCAATTTTAAAGTGGCGCGTGATTTTGTTAAAAAAGTCCAGGAAGAGTGCATGGGCGAGGAGGTGATGGGCAGCATTACGCCCGGTCAGCTCGTCGTTAAACGTGTGCAGGATCATCTCGAAGAACTGCTTGGTGGAGCACACAAGGAATTTGACCTCACCGGAAACCCGGCGTCGGTGATGATGATGGGACTGCATGGTTCCGGTAAAACGACGTCTTCCGGTAAACTGGCTCTACGCTGGAAAAAATCAGGTCGACGTGTTCTGCTGGTGGCCTGCGATATCCGGCGCCCGGCTGCGGTGGAGCAGCTTATGATTCTGGCAGGGCAGGTGGGGTGCGATGTGATCGGTCCCGAGCCGGGCGAAACGGTCCCCGTGCTGGGGAAACGTGCGGCGCAGTATGCCAAAGACCATAAATATGATGTGGTGATTTATGATACCGGCGGCCGGTTCCAGGTGGATGATGAGCTGGTGCAGGAACTGAAGGAATTCAGTGAAAATACTCAGCCGAAAAACCGGGTGCTGGTGCTTGATGCCGCCATTGGTCAGGAATCGGTGAATGTGGCGGAAACCTTCCGTGATGCCGTGGGGCTGACCGGCCTGATTCTGACCAAGCTGGATGGTGATGCGCGCGGCGGTGCGGCACTTTCGGTTCATGCAGTGACGGGCTGCCCGATTCTGATGACCGGTTCCGGTGAAAAAATGGAGGATCTGGAGCCGTTTTATCCGGACCGCATGGCTTCACGTATCCTGGGTATGGGCGATGTCGTCAGTTTTGTGGAGAAAGCACAGGGCGTTATCGATGAAAAAGAAGCGCTGAAAATGCAGGAGAAGCTGGCGAAAAACCAGATGGACCTGGAGGATTTCCTTAGCCAGATTCAGCAGATGAAAAAACTGGGTTCGATGAGCAGTATTTTCGATATGATGCCGGGCGACGCTCTGAAGATGGACCAGAAGAAAAAAGAGGCCATTGCCGCAGCTTCCGAACAGGAAATGAAAAAGTTTGAATCGATCATTCAGAGCATGACGCCGTGGGAGCGGCGTAATCCGAAGAAGATCGATCGTTCCCGCCGTATGCGCATTGCGGCGGGTTGCGGCCGCAAGTTCCAAGATGTCAACCAGTTGCTTAAGCGGTTTGAGCAAATGGGTAAAATGGGCAAGCAGTTCAAAAAGATGGAAAAAAGGTTGCGGCACCTGAAGAAGTTCACTACAAAGTAG